In Serratia liquefaciens ATCC 27592, the genomic stretch GGAAGGCTGACAACCCAGGCGAGTATGCCCTACCACGATCGAAGGACGAGCAATCACCAGCGGTAGCTGCGGGCAATGTTGACGCATGAGCTGCTCAATGGTGGATTTGGAGCGGGTATATTCCACCAAATGCTCGGCCGTTTCTTCAAATTCACCGCTTTCCGCTACCAGTGAACCGGGTTCCGGCGCGCAAGACATTGCCGTCCCAACATGCAGGAAACGTTTTAATCCAGACACCTGCGCCATTCTTTTGGCGAATGCCAAAGTGCCTTCCACGTTAACCTTCCAAATAAGGGGGTTATTACCGAAAGAGGCTACGGCGGCACAATTAATAACGTGCGTTACATTGTTAATCCTTGTGTCTGCTAAAAAGTCAGCTGGCTCACTCAGATCCCCCAACAATATATTTTCTATCGTGATTTTAGAAAATATTTCGGCTTCAATATTAAACTTCTCCATATTCATCCGAATACGGTCTAGCCCCTGCTGTGCATTATCAGCCCGCACTAACAGAAGATAGTTAATCGCCTGATTTTCTTTCAGTAATTTCTCAAGAACTGCACCACCGAGAAAGCCGGTAGCGCCGGTTAACAGCAGAGTTTTCATAATGCGTACCCACATTGGTATTGAATGTTGCTGATTGTATGTGGGGGTAATTAAACGGATATTAAATAAAACTCAGTAGTCTTATCTTATCTTTTCTTAATATTATCTTAAGGAATGTTTTGAAACATCGCAGCGGTATTTGGTAACACATTAATAAAAAACAAACCATAATAAACACCGCCGTTGACAGAGCATTGATATAAACTCTGATTTAATTCCCTGGTCAATATCATTCTCTTTATCCATCAGGAGTTTTTATGAGCTATAACCAAAAAGTCTGGTTGGGCATCCTGGTCCTGTGCAGCCTTTTCTGGCTGGCGGTGATTGGTGGTGTGTTATCGGCCCATAAAGCCTTTGATCGCGCACAGTTGCAAAATCAGCAGGAATATACGGCCAAATACTCTCAGCATTATCAGGGGGCAGCGGCATCAAGCCAGCCCCTGCAGGCACGTTCACACACTTGATGCGCCTCCCCCCTGAATGGGGTAGGGACAAGCTGGGTTAAGGATCCTATGATGCCCCTATGATCACAGGGAGAATAATATGGGTCGAAAGCTGGATAGCTTGCCACAAGCAGAACGTGAAAAAATTGAAGCCGATTTACTCGCTCTCAGCGTTATTTATAACGAACGTTATGGCATCAGCCCCAACAACAACGGTGCCAGTGCCGAAGAACAAGTACCCGATTATTTACGTCCCTACTTTCGTCTGCGCCTGAACTACTACCGCAATGCGTAATGCCGCTCATTTCGGTGATTAACGCTAACGACTGCTTGGCATCGCACATCTCGCCGTTACAATAGAGCAATATTCCCTACGCCACCTGAGAGATGCGATTTTGAGCAGCAAGGCACCGGCCACATTTTATATCCACGACTACGAGACCTTCGGTAAAAGTCCCTCTATGGATCGCCCGGCGCAGTTTGCCGGTGTGCGTACCGATATGGATTTCAACATTATCGAAGAGCCGTTGGTCATCTACTGCACCCCGGCCGATGACTACTTGCCCGATCCTGAAGCGGTGATGATCACCGGTATCACGCCGCAGCTGGCGCTGGCCAAAGGCGTCAACGAGGCCGAATTTGCACGCCAGATCCATCAGGCGTTCAGCGTGCCTGGCACCTGCATTCTCGGTTACAACAACATCCGCTTCGACGACGAAGTCAGCCGTAATATTTTCTACCGCAGCTTCTACGATCCCTACGCCTACAGCTGGCAGAACGGTAATTCGCGTTGGGATCTGCTCGATGTGATGCGCGCCTGCTATGCGCTGCGCCCGGACGGCATCGTGTGGCCAGAAAACGAAGATGGCTTCCCCAGCTTCCGGCTGGAACACCTGACTCGTGCCAACGGCGTCGAGCATGAGCATGCCCATGACGCCATGTCGGACGTTTACGCCACTATCGCCATGGCCAAACTGGTCAAGCAGGCACAACCGCGACTGTTTGATTTCCTGCTGCAACACCGCAATAAGCATAAGCTGAACGCCCTGATCGACATCGCAGAGATGACGCCATTGGTGCACGTTTCCGGCATGTTCGGCGCCGCGCGCGGCAACACCAGTTGGGTATCGCCGCTGGCCTGGCACCCGGATAACAAAAACGCCGTCATCATGTGCGATTTAGCCGGTGACATGACGCCATTACTGACGCTGAGTGCCGATGAACTGCGCGAACGGCTGTATACCCGCCGGGAAGATCTGGCGCCCGAACAATCACCGGTACCGATCAAACTGGTGCATATCAACAAGTGCCCGGTACTGGCGCCGGCCAAGACCTTGTTGCCGGAAAACGCCGAGCGACTGGGGATCGACCGTCAGGCCTGCCTGCAAAACTTGCAGTTGCTGCGCCAGCATCCGGAGGTGCGCGAAAAAGTGGTGGCGTTGTTCGCCGAAGCCGAACCTTTCAAAGGCTCTGACGACGTCGACGCCCGGCTGTATGACGGTTTCTTCAGCGATGCCGACAAGGCTGCGATGAAAATCATCCAGCAAACCAAGCCGCAGAACCTGCCGGCACTGGATCTGACTTTCAGCGATGGGCGCATGAAGGAGCTGTTGTTCCGTTTTCGTGCCCGCAACTACCCCAATACGCTGGACGACGCCGAGCAACGCCGCTGGTTACAGCACCGC encodes the following:
- the sbcB gene encoding exodeoxyribonuclease I, with protein sequence MSSKAPATFYIHDYETFGKSPSMDRPAQFAGVRTDMDFNIIEEPLVIYCTPADDYLPDPEAVMITGITPQLALAKGVNEAEFARQIHQAFSVPGTCILGYNNIRFDDEVSRNIFYRSFYDPYAYSWQNGNSRWDLLDVMRACYALRPDGIVWPENEDGFPSFRLEHLTRANGVEHEHAHDAMSDVYATIAMAKLVKQAQPRLFDFLLQHRNKHKLNALIDIAEMTPLVHVSGMFGAARGNTSWVSPLAWHPDNKNAVIMCDLAGDMTPLLTLSADELRERLYTRREDLAPEQSPVPIKLVHINKCPVLAPAKTLLPENAERLGIDRQACLQNLQLLRQHPEVREKVVALFAEAEPFKGSDDVDARLYDGFFSDADKAAMKIIQQTKPQNLPALDLTFSDGRMKELLFRFRARNYPNTLDDAEQRRWLQHRQEVLSAERVQSYVLQLESLYNLHEGDKEKTALLKALFEYGKELVG
- a CDS encoding DNA polymerase III subunit theta — protein: MGRKLDSLPQAEREKIEADLLALSVIYNERYGISPNNNGASAEEQVPDYLRPYFRLRLNYYRNA
- a CDS encoding SDR family oxidoreductase, with product MKTLLLTGATGFLGGAVLEKLLKENQAINYLLLVRADNAQQGLDRIRMNMEKFNIEAEIFSKITIENILLGDLSEPADFLADTRINNVTHVINCAAVASFGNNPLIWKVNVEGTLAFAKRMAQVSGLKRFLHVGTAMSCAPEPGSLVAESGEFEETAEHLVEYTRSKSTIEQLMRQHCPQLPLVIARPSIVVGHTRLGCQPSSSIFWVFSMALMLRKFMCSLQDNIDVIPVDYCADAMVMLLNSETLDNDVYHISAGEESSVSFADIDRAIAAALEKPPLGDHYAQVSYEALLKMRKQLKDIFGPCNERLMLKAMRLYGSFAMLNVRFSNDKILKLGMPKPPRFTDYIACCVQSTRGLSIQQQMVVDFK